The Gossypium raimondii isolate GPD5lz chromosome 2, ASM2569854v1, whole genome shotgun sequence genome segment TGTGGGACTTGCAGCAGGGCGATACTCAGGGAGGAGACGGCCGGACCTGAAACGAACGCCGCATGCGTTACAAAGGGTTTTTGGGCCCATTGGTCCTTCTCGCCATTGTGGGGTTTTCGTAACTTCGCAGTGCAAGCATTTCCTAACTTCAATAGGCTGTCGGGAGGGGGATTTCTTCATCTCGCTGAAATCCGAAAGCCATGTCaggttcattttcttcttcaatctcTTTTTGGCAGGTTCCTCGGTGAGATGGCTTTCTGATTCAGATTCAGAACCAACTGATGAATTAGATCCTCGGGAGGTGGAGGAGGTGGAGGACGTGAAAGGCAATGTGAAGTGCACATTAAAGGCAGATGCTCGTCTGCGCTTGCTTCGACCTCGTTTCACCAGGAAACCGAGTTTAGGGTTAATAGGTACCGGATTTGCAGCAGAGCAAGTACTACTGCTTTCAAGCACAGATACAGGACTGGAGGTCTGGAACCGGATTGAACCTTTGACATCGGTGGACTCACTGTGTAGGGTAACACTTCTGCCGGAGGATGCTTCTGTAACGCTCGACCACTGGTTTAGCTGAGAAGATCCATCACACTAGACACAAAATGGAAGACAAATTCAGCATAAAGTCAGAATTCAATTGAAAATGATAACAGAGAAGAAACCATTAAATTTAGAATGATTTATCAGCTATAGAGAAGATTCAATATGAACCATGATCTTATTGTATCTGCATCATAAAATACAATGCAGTCTGGTGGATTTCGCAAAGTACATCGGACATCCTAAATAACCCATTTTCACCGGTGGTCAAGAGCACCCTTCATAGAAGAATTCAGACAATAAAGAACCGATTATGCAAATATTCTAGGGATAGAGAAAAACTGCATATCTTAGACACAAAGTCACTTCGATAAACATTGCTTCTTAACAAAGTAAAGAATGAAGGATCACCATGTTGATGTAATGGTTGCTTTCCACAAATCACACTGTGAATGTGCAAATGCAGTCATTTATTCAACAAAGCACTCAGGCATGACAACATGCAAATGCAATCATTTAGTAGACACCCTCGGAGAACTAATCCGATAGACACTAAATTTTAAGGCTGAAAGCATTGTTAGGCAACACATAGTTTTAGTTCGATGTCGTGAATGCCAAGTCATATGTCTCCTACCAAGTTAGCCCTACAACAAGAGCTTGAATATCCGGTTTTCGATTGATATTTCATACTAAAGTTCGATAAACGAATCGATGCGCTATTACTTACATTGACTctttaactatttaaaaaacGAGTTCAGGACAAATATTTCCCTCGATAACACACGGCAATCACTCGTTCCAAGTAATActaaattcataaatacatatatcagTCATCACTAGAGGGAGAGAAACAAGGTTAACTCACAGAAACCGTAAGGCATTTCGGCGAACTATCATTGAAAAAATCACCAGAAAATCCGGAAGACATGCCGGCGAGAACATTAGCAGGCGGCGGTTCCAAGTTCTGAAAGTTACAATCCCACTCTTCGCCGCCACCGGAGTTGTTTTGTTCTACGTCATCATCAAGAGGCAAATGAAAATCTATGACACCTTCTCCACTACTACCATCACCACCATCAGTGCCTTCAACATCTTCCAATGGGAAATCCAAATACTTTATTACATCATCAAAGAAATCATCATTCACCCCATCAAACCCTTCGTCAAACCAagaattattcataattttattttcttctgttcacaaaaaaaaaaactaattagtaAGCATTTGATTTAAGTACTTATAACATTAAACCCaagtgaaaaattaattaaaaaacgcCTACGGGTTTGCAAAGACTTAAAAATCCCATTTGGAAATTACCTTCTGTAGctaaaattaccttttaaaaatatatatttgagcaataactttttatcataaaaaaattaagcaattaATCATGAAGTTTCCtattaagttgaattttataaatggaaaaattgtCTCTTTCTAGGTTTGGAGAATTAGTTAACTTGTCATTTCAGCATGTAAATTAACCAAGCAaagtactaaaaattttaaaaatatatataaaacaaattgtAATACTAATACCAGCTAAAAAACactgtaaagaaaaaaaagagcgAAAATTTCaagaacttgatttttttttcaaagagcTTGTTTGGGTacattgaaaatgaaaaaatactgataaattacaaagaaaagagTTGGTACTAGGTAccctttttcttcattttctgaGAACCAAACAGCAAAACCCAGAATGCAGAAAGAGAAATGGAAAACCCccctcaaaataaaataaaataaaataaaaacccaaaaagaaaagcaaaatgcAAAGAGAGAAAGAGGGAAATGGAACCTGGGTTTCAAGCAGAAGAGTGAAGGAGAGGCATTGTTTGGATGAaaggaaaatgagagaaaagggAATCCCTTTTGGTCGTGATTTTTAGggatatttttgttttctctttctcttctcgagtgaaagagaaaattaagttttaatgtAAAAGAAGGAAGGTTAGCACATGGAAGGTGGGTTGTGTGTTTTCCTTTCAATCACCGCTCATCTGtcatcaatttttaaattccttttttttttttttgaaattgaaacattttatacccaaaaaaattgaaaaaaaaaatctggggAGATGGATTTTGAAAAGGAAAGCCAAAAGGAAAGAGGAGTAAACGTAGATCTAAAAAAGGTTTTCTTAGGTCAAATTTTATTGAAGATCCTtgtattatgtatttttttctgatttagtccttcTATTGCAATATTTTCAATCctgaaacataatttttctcGTTAATAGTTTTTCgtgatttattttcaattttaagtgATGTTGTACAAACCAAACTAGCAGTGGAGTGAGTCCGATCATGAATTTTATAGTTGAAACATTTCTAATCAACTTTATACCCAATTTGATCAGTTGTTTTTGGTGATACCAGCCAATCCAACCACGGTTTAAGATCAATTTTTTCCATTcgttttgttaaattatttgataggATTAACACAAGATTAACCTCGCAACTGAaaatatacattatttattaaaaagtaaCGGGACTCAGTTCATCTAAAACCTATCATATAAGGACCAGTTATAGAATTATACAAGGAGAAACCAAAAAAGAGATCACCGACGAAAGATTGAAGAAATGGGAAAAATCACCGACGAGATTGGAatggagaaaaaagaaatatgaaagtgTTGTCCAAATTGGGTCCCAATTTTTTAGTTGCAGCTTACCACTCACATGCTGTGGTCCCTTTCTTCTCTTattttcctttccattttttatggtttttaattgattttcattttcctaaaataaattctttttttgggtttttcaaGTTTTCGATTTAATCTCTAGGCGAGCtcagttaatattattattattattattattattattattattatttataaccACAATACAAATGAGTAGGCTTtagaattttagattttgattttcttttcctttcataATGCTgttgaatataaatataatggAGTTGGGCACAATTTTAGgtgcattttctttttcttgtgtGCTTCTTTTGACTATtaagacaaaagaaaaaaaaaaaggaaaaatgatttCAGCAAATGGCCAATGTTTGCTTGTTTGTACATATATAAAGCAAAGCATGTGCCttttgtaaattatatatattattatttatgcaGGCAAGGGATTCAGTtatacattttggtaattttatataattaatattttaataatataaatacatttttcgtgcatgtaaattttagaatcaatccaatatttatttaaaatatttttatattaacatatatgaaatggttacataaaataaatttatacaaaatttaacatgcatgatccacataaatataatataaaatatatacagaAGAGTATAACATTACTTGTATTTTACACTAACACGAGTGACTACCATTTATACAATAGATATCCAAAGGAGGGAAAAAATGTTTGATACAATGCTTCTTCCTATTTGAACCCACAATCATTTcccatttaaattaatttcaggTTATTTGTGggatttttatgattaaatcaaatgaaaCCATGTGTTGATGGAATTTGGAGTCTGGGTCTGAAACTTTTTGCATGGTGACCAACATCCAtcatgagaaaaagaaaaaagaaatgaagtgGCGTATACATTAAGTGATCAATTATAAGTTTGAAGCACCAAAAAAGAATACCCAAGTTGTATAGTCTTGgatctatttatataaatatatatgatccCATGTATCTGAAACCAACCACATTCCAAATTCTGAATCAAGTTTGGTGGTGGTGTGGGTCTCTCCATATGCTTTAAAGTCAATAGTTTACATAATAGCATAGGCCACCCCctccatttatatatatatatatgtgtgtgtgtagtTATATTAACCCCACACCCATCGTAAAGATGAAGATTTTAAATCACAAAGACACAAAATTTCTAACCAACTAGCAAGAGGAGCCTTGGAAATGAGCTTTACCTCAGATTCATCTGCCAATTTGGTGCAATGTTTGTTTTCAAAGAAACATCCTGCACCAATCATAAGCACCTGAAAGCAACTTCACAACTGTATCAGAATTGAGAATGTCATCATGTAAAGCAAATCATAAAGCATTTTTTCCATAGATAATATCGTAATAAAGCCAGCCATCTCTACCGAAAAATTTTGTACCCAAAACTGTACCCAACGGTTGTGCTTCACATGTAAGCACTCCAGCATGCTGAAATAATAAGCTAATTCCCTATTCTTTTTATACAACTTTTGTTTTTCGTTTCTTCTTTGGGTGTGATCCATAAAACCGAATAGCCAGTAACATTCATATCTTCAATTTCAATGTTCTTCGCTTTGCATTTACAAACAAGAAGATGAACAGCAAGACAAATGGCATGGTCCACAAACAGGCATCCCAAAGTTTGATGCCACCCGAATAAATGAAGATGCTTCCTAGTGTTCTCTGCAAAATTACACAGCATAATAAGGATAAATTATTGTTGCTTGGACCTAGATCTCACCATGTAACAATCTAAAATACACCGAGATATCAAGCAAGCGTATCGATGATATGCACAAACTTTGATTAATATCCAGTATTCCTTATCAGTCTTGGATGTATACCAAACTACGGGTGTAAATGAGACACCGGTGCTGCAAACTACTCGAGTTTGACTCTAAAAAAATTCGAACTTGATTTGGTAATTATTGAGCCGAGTCCGAGCTCAAGCCATGGATTGAGTCGAATTTGAGCTTAGTAATACTTGACTCGAACGGCTCACAAGCCTTATcgagcttttcatatttttatattattaaattacattattacccttaatatatattattagccCTAGGCTTAATTATTGAGTCAAGCTCGAGTTCAAGCTTGAGAACAAAAATTGGTAAACGAGCTTAATCAAGCTCGAGTTTGAGCCAAGTATCGAGCTTCAAATTTCGAGTCGAGCTCGAGCTTGGCAGTATTCGAACTCAGCTTCGCTCCATTACACCCCTATACCAAACTCACCGCATCAAACAACTTCTCGGCTGCTTGCTTGTGCTGCTTTGCAAAGATGCCTTGAGCATACTCATAGAGCTCCACATCAAGCTTGTTAAGTGATTGTATCCGCTGGAGGACCATTTGAGGAACCCTATTACGTGCCTGTAAATCCAGATGTTAATAATAAACAGAAGAAGATTTCAACTTTGACAAAGCTACGGTTGAACTTCCTCTCCGAGATTGAAGCAAACTCTTGATCTTGtgcttcttttctatttttcttttacttctcCCTCATTTTTCCACACAACTCTCTTTAATATTGGTTATGGATACTTTTTCCAGTTAATTTTGAAACCTTGAATTTTCCCTACTTACTGTACACATAATAGATTTACAAATGAAATCCCCAAATATGTAACCTACAATCAAGGCACTGGAAATCTAATTCCCTTGACAAAAAGATTGACTaacataaataatcatatatgaAGATACAGCACAACTACTAAGGCATGGTTTTGTTCTGGCCAAAGTGCTCAACTAAATAGTCATATAGCGAAGCCAACCATGCTCTAGAAATAGATTACACACATTATTTAATAATGGTGTGGCATTTTAATGTTCTGTATTTTAGCTTACCTCCTTAGTGAAGTTTGCAGGGGAGATTCTCTTCAAGGAAGCTATACGTCGACGTGTTTGGGTCTTTCGCAAGCCGGAAATGCAAACCTCATAAGTGTCCATAAGTTTTTCCACAGTCATCTGTTATggtagaaagaaaataaagttataCCGTTTAATGCAAAAAGAAATCACATTTAAGTCCATAAAAAAAGTCAGATATCACACTAAAAAAATGGCTTACATTATCTTGGTTTACTTCATTGTCATCTGATGATGTGGTTTCATTCCCCTTTTCGTCTGAGTTGGTATTCTGTCATaccgttttaaaaaaaaaaagaaatggttaAGAGTCCTACATTAGTAGGTATCCAGATATTAAGCATTTGTTCGCTAAAATGCAGCACCTGATCCAGCTCTGAATCTGAAAATGAAGTGCCCTGTTCTGCAGCACAGATGATTTAAGTAAGCTAAAATATCTTGGTATCAATCAGTTTAGAGAAAGACAAGAAATCACGGTGTGGCAAAATCAGCACTTCGATGTAATACAATCAAATACAAGAAATTAAACAATGTTTTACAAGGCTTTCTTCATTAGATAGGTTTCAGGGGGATATTTCAATAAAACCCCACACTAACCTGAATTATTAACATTGGCTCCCTTCCCAATAGCATTAGAGTTTACCAGCTGAGAAATCACTTGTTGCCCAACCACATTGGCAAACATTGTTGCAGATTCCCTATGGTCCTCAGTTAGACCAACATATAACATATTGTCCAACCTCTTCTGCAAGATTTACAAGTGTTTACCATAATTCCAACAATATACCATAGAAAGGGGGAATCAGAAAAGCTATATGAAAGTTCTTAAAAAATTCCAAACTATGTTAATTACCTTTGCAACTTGAAGCACGTAGTCACCAAGATTGTTGTACTTATCTACGCAATGGCGCACCTCATGTGATTCAGGTAAATAAGAGTTGTTTGTCAACCCTGCAATctgtaaattaaattagtaaaccAGCATTTTGGACAAGAACATAGATAAAAATGGTGCAAAATATGGATTGGTACCTGAAAGGTTGCACCATTATGGACAATTTCATGAGCTATAGGATTGTTAATGTAATTGAGCAATGGCATTACAATGTCTTCCATGTTGTATGGATCACCGCTTGTAAAATCGCTGGTGCCCCTAGTTTTCCTAGCATCTCTCTGCTCATAAAGagtaaaagtaaatataaatgtcTTGTAATAATTATATCATCGCATGAGAAGTCAAAAGACAACTTCCCCCTCTAGATCACTTCAGATCACACAAAATAAGTGCAGATATGATAGGTTTCGATCACGGAAACTGAGAAACAGAAGTGGAGATGTTCTCAAATTGGTCAAAGTAATGCTATCTTAAAAGGCAAATCAACACACAAACAAGACTACCAATTACCGACTGCACTAAAATGCATAAAAGGCTCTCTAGGAAAGCCCTTCACCCAAAATGCGGAAAGGTATCATTGACATTGAGAAATGCAATGACCTTCACAGAGAGTAGAAAAAACTCTAATCCCTAATACAGTGAAAAATGAGTAGCACAAATAGCAGAAAACATACCCGAGCAAACAGGTCTTCCCGCATCCACGGAACCAGATACTTCCAAGGCCATATATCCAGAGTACTTACTCCTTTATTTTTAGATCGCAAACGTCCTGCCATTTGTGTGGCAGATGTTAAGTTGGGATGCACTAGGAATCTAGCTGCCACCTCCACTGAAAACTCATATGTGCTAAAGACACGGTCAATCGGATTCCTAAGTATCGTCACCACTGATGTCCTGCCCCTGGGAAGTTTAGAACTTATGCTATAGTCATCATGAGTAACCAACAACCTGCATTTTTCCTTGCTGTATTCAagtggaaaaaaaatcaatcaaacatCCTCGAAAGGAAAAGGAATCGCAAAAAAGGAGAACTCCTCCTTCAactttaaatacaaataaaattccAACCGTACCTAGGATCGAACCGTAGCTTGTCATAAGATCGGGGGCACTCTAGAGAACTCGAATATAACTTCTTTAAGAAACTGCAAGCATAAACAAAAGAAGTAAATCCCAGAATGGCGGACATCTTATCGTTCATTAATATGCATACataatatatcatatatatacatatattaactaagttaaaaatTGCACAGTCAATGTACCAGATGATAATTACCAGTCAATGTACCAGATGAtattaactaagttaaaatttgcACAGTCAATGTACCAGAAGATGATTACCAGTGGAAATAGGTTCGACCTCCGGTCCGAGGAACATGAAGGAAGAAAAGTAAATCCTTGAGCGCGTGTTTATCCTCTTTGCTTTCATGTTTAAGCGAATTAGTAGCCCATTTTTTTACCACATTTTCGCAATGCTCGTAATCAGTTACAGAAAAGGCATTCACCACTACACATAATATGAAggggaaaaaattcaaaagatttagcacttcaaaacatatcaaaatcaatggatcaaaaacaccaaaaaaggaaagaaattgaTTCAGTGAATACCTAATCCAAGAAGAATTAACAGAATTGTGCATTTTAGAGTAGAATCCATTCATTCAATTCCTATTCAAATCACTGccgagaaaaataataattacaataaataaaaaaataaaaaggcgAAAGGGGGAGGGTCACAACTCACAGatcacaataataataaaaaccctaaatcacaatAAAACGCTATATTACAGAAGGTGAGGAAAAgggaattttaattttttttaaaaactaaaaaaataataaaaaaagaagaaatatattCAGAAATAGTGGGCTGCTACCTGTATCGAATAAGGGGATCTCGTGCTCATAAATTAAATCCCTTCGAAGCTGTGTCCGGACTTTAGGTACACACAATTTAACTCTTTGATCAATTTTGGTcccacaaaataaaaaattacgtTGTGAATTTCCggggtttattttaaataataattttctcgGCAGCCAAACAGGGTTTGGGAAATTTTTTCAAGggaggagaaaaaaaagaagaagaagaaaactttaAGGTTGTGATCTGTGTCCGAAGAAGAACACAGAACCAGCCTGAGAACAACGAAAACTGACGAACAATGACAATGATTTAGGATGTGGAAATTTGAAATGGTAgaaaactattttatatatatacgtggCTTAAATCACAAATAGGTAgctaatctattttatttttacaagtatttctaaattagggcaaaataccaaaaaaagccctatttttttaaaatttatccaaatgggcccggtattttattatttatcggaatgggtcatttttccggaaatcgcgtccacgtcagagcgctttgcttacgtggacaaaaacgcgcctacgaggacgcgatttgctgacacatcgcgctgacgtggacgggcccatttcggtaaatttttaaaaaaataagacttTTTTTGGTATGTTGCCCCAATATGTAGCTTAAATTATGTATTGtagttaatattcataatattttagcTCAAATTGTCAATCCGTCTATActattgtactaataatatatattaatgtaatattgaagagttaattgattaaaaaaattcaaaattattaccaacaagatttgaaaCAAGGCACTAAGGTaaaagagcaagcatcttaaccaactaagctaaactaattaattgacatattataaaaatactgttattatcttaattatattacttacgttctaacgatttatcggacctattccatacacgtgtcaaatcgaaaaataatacaacaattacgTAAAAAAATCCgtgtttatttcaaataaataaggaaaataatgatttgaatgtttcaaaattcaattttaaaccgaaaaaatcaaaatttagaggtaaaaaaggatctttttcgacgaaaacTGTGGCAAAGCGCCTTCGGCgtttgtcagcgcgtagatctcgaaaagttattcgaaatcaaaaaaatcatctcaatcggacaaccgagcgaaaagttatggcctttcaaagttttccaagctaaaaaacataaacgaTCAATTTTTTGACCGATGGGTACTGTTCACGTGCGgcgcaaatcgcgtccacgtaacCCTGATTtgcttccacgtcagcaaatcgcgcttacgtggacgcgatttgttgccacgtaagtaatcgcgctgacgtggacgcgatttgctgacacgtcccctgacatccgctgacgtggacacgattttgaagaaaatgacccattccggtaaataataaaatatcgagcccatttcagtaaattttaaaaaaaatagggcttttatgtgtaatttactCTCTAAATTATACTCCGTTATCtaaaatgatatgaaaattatattcgATATCTTAAAATTAGGTAGAAACCCAAATTACTCcgccaataaaataaaatttttaaccaattattttaggcaaattttaactaaaaattttaaattttatctcttttattctTCGTCAAAGATCTTTAGTGacggaaaatttaaaaattagtcaATAAACTCATTTGAACCAGTTTTGGCAACAAAATTTAGATTTcaacaagttttttttaaaatttttactatgTCCTATAGAACCCATGTAATACTTTTTACTTATTTGTGGAATCTAAAAATTTGCAtgagataattttttaattaaattaaaattttcaattttttacacTCTCTTACTCCCTACTATTTTTCTTCTTACCtttaatgcaatattttaattgttagaTTTTTTTCCAATCCTCTtgccattatttttctattcagCCTCTTCTCTCTATTTGAATTTCATGCTTTATTGagggtttttattattataaaagctttaattattttatgcaaagtacataaaaataaaaataatggaaaaagttatttttaaaaagtaatacaTAGATTTTGAATTGGGATGAAAATGGAATcgaaattgagattttaaaattaaaaaaaagtttgtggAAATTTGAGTTTTTCATTGAAAACTGGGTTTGGATAAGTTTTTTACAGATTCTTGAATTTTTGTCATAAGAGTCATTAGGTGAAGAACAAAagagataataattttaaagtatttaaggaaataatatttaactttttaggattttttagttaaaatttgcCAAATGTCACAAAACAATTGACTAAGAGATTTATTTTAACAACCGagtaacatttaattttaaaaaatatatgtttatagatttataaaaaaaaaactttaggaaataacatttattttatttggattttttagCTAAAATTGTCATCTGCCATAAAATGTTTGGGTAATAGTTTTTTAACGTATGgggtaataatttttaatatttgtaattaaatttgttttttaaaaattatttgatttaaattgaatCGAGTTAGATGAACccataattgaaaaatatttactaaaataaatccgaaattaaaattttaattatttttaacttgaaTTAACGCAACCTTTCTATCACTACAATAGTAACTTTATTGATAAGAAAAATTCTTATGTTGGCTAATTAGAACAACTCAAGtcacaaatattcttttaattgatgcatgataaattttttaatttagtaaatttatttaatatcggATTATTCATTTGGTTCGAATCAAGtttgaacaaaataaatttcGCTTTAAATAGCCTAATCATATTAAAGCATtgcttattaattattatttttaatttatattaattctaaaatatataaataataatattttaaaaataaataaatagtgatatatattttttactgtGTCTATTAAAGTGCTGTGTTGATAACACATCCTCAATATCGTTCACAGTTTCGAACGAGAGCCTAAAAACACCTTTCAATGtctaaacaaaataaactatgGTTATTGAAAAGCTTTACAGAAAGTAGGATTTGAACGCATGACTTGTAGAATATAAGTCACGCAAGTATGTATgatattgtataaattaatgGCTCTTTAACATTTCATGTAAACCACttccaataaatttaaattaaaagatatcagaaagaaaactttaaaagaaaatcgaGACATACGTAAAAATAACTTCGTTAtatacttttctttaattaaaagtatttgagTATAGCTATTAGGATATGAATAAAAAGTGGGTTAATACtatattacttttatatttaaataatgaaatagactattaatttcttttccttaGTGGAATGAATTAATTGGGTTGATAagaataaactattttatttttaaaattaaatgtgatTTCACTACCAATAattccttttaataattttaaagtcaACGAGGGATAGCATTAAAAGGTAACATTGAGTGAAATGATGAAATTCTAATATTAcataaatttcgagttaaattCTTAAATCCGTTTTCtctattaaatatgttttatggtTTGGATTGGGGGAATAGAAAATAGGGAAGTAGGGGCATAGCTTAGTGGGTATGGAGTTGgactgttttattattttaatccgtAGTTGCATAATATCAAGTTGTCGCCTTGGGAAATGGGATACGTGGTGCAATAATAGAAAATGCCAACATTTTGGCTGGTTTTTTAACCTCCAAAGTGCCTAAATGGTGCCCAAACCACCCACTTTGGTGGTGCTTGGGGACCCCACCCCACCCACAGACCATGGAGCTTTGTAGATTTATCAATTGGTCACATCagattgttttaaattttttatttaattgcatgagtattaattctaattttcagtcatttaatatttgtattattttcgatttaaatagcttaaaatttatagaaatgttgtgagttttgattattttgatcattaataattttagattgTTTATTAggaccataaaaatatttttaataattttgaattcaattgAAAAGTCAAAATTCCTAGGTTTATGCACGGTATTCCAAACTCATGCATAAAGTCCGATTgaggtaaattataaaaaaatggaaattttgatttcactaattAACCCGTGTTATCTGTACAAAAGAGTTGGGTTTTTTTTCAATGACACGATATCTACCGCACCAAATGTAGCTGGCATTAGGTAAGTATATGCTCATTTTGACTGCATAAAAGAATGTTGCAGCAATGCAATATATGCAATGGTATGAACTGTTGATGTTCTTCCTCAATCCAAGCAAGTAAACCATCAGATTGAGAATTAATCATACTTTTACCGGAATCGATTTCGCGGCATCCAGATGGTTCAAGCGGCACGTTCCGAGAAGGTACTCCGGCAGCTCATCTTCCGTATTTGCCtgcatataaaaaaatcaaatgaaaactCTTGTAGACCACAGGGACAAGTGTAAGATAATagataaaagaagaaaggaTTCGTTTGTTTCTAAGTGCTTTAGAGCTAAGGATCTGCTTGGcataaaggataaaaaaaagttgttaaTCCAATGGTTAAGctataaaataggaaaatgcttattaattttaacagtCTGATTAACAAACACTCCTCCCCATTCTCGGTTCCAACCAAAGCTTAAGACATCTTATTAATTGAAAA includes the following:
- the LOC105788952 gene encoding GATA transcription factor 11 isoform X2 codes for the protein MNNSWFDEGFDGVNDDFFDDVIKYLDFPLEDVEGTDGGDGSSGEGVIDFHLPLDDDVEQNNSGGGEEWDCNFQNLEPPPANVLAGMSSGFSGDFFNDSSPKCLTVSCDGSSQLNQWSSVTEASSGRSVTLHSESTDVKGSIRFQTSSPVSVLESSSTCSAANPVPINPKLGFLVKRGRSKRRRASAFNVHFTLPFTSSTSSTSRGSNSSVGSESESESHLTEEPAKKRLKKKMNLTWLSDFSEMKKSPSRQPIEVRKCLHCEVTKTPQWREGPMGPKTLCNACGVRFRSGRLLPEYRPAASPTFVPALHSNSHKKVVEMRKQANLPMTGTPPMLSIPQAPISM
- the LOC105788953 gene encoding protein-tyrosine sulfotransferase, with the protein product MDSTLKCTILLILLGLVVNAFSVTDYEHCENVVKKWATNSLKHESKEDKHALKDLLFFLHVPRTGGRTYFHCFLKKLYSSSLECPRSYDKLRFDPSKEKCRLLVTHDDYSISSKLPRGRTSVVTILRNPIDRVFSTYEFSVEVAARFLVHPNLTSATQMAGRLRSKNKGVSTLDIWPWKYLVPWMREDLFARRDARKTRGTSDFTSGDPYNMEDIVMPLLNYINNPIAHEIVHNGATFQIAGLTNNSYLPESHEVRHCVDKYNNLGDYVLQVAKKRLDNMLYVGLTEDHRESATMFANVVGQQVISQLVNSNAIGKGANVNNSEQGTSFSDSELDQNTNSDEKGNETTSSDDNEVNQDNMTVEKLMDTYEVCISGLRKTQTRRRIASLKRISPANFTKEARNRVPQMVLQRIQSLNKLDVELYEYAQGIFAKQHKQAAEKLFDARTLGSIFIYSGGIKLWDACLWTMPFVLLFIFLFVNAKRRTLKLKI
- the LOC105788952 gene encoding GATA transcription factor 11 isoform X1, with the translated sequence MKKKEENKIMNNSWFDEGFDGVNDDFFDDVIKYLDFPLEDVEGTDGGDGSSGEGVIDFHLPLDDDVEQNNSGGGEEWDCNFQNLEPPPANVLAGMSSGFSGDFFNDSSPKCLTVSCDGSSQLNQWSSVTEASSGRSVTLHSESTDVKGSIRFQTSSPVSVLESSSTCSAANPVPINPKLGFLVKRGRSKRRRASAFNVHFTLPFTSSTSSTSRGSNSSVGSESESESHLTEEPAKKRLKKKMNLTWLSDFSEMKKSPSRQPIEVRKCLHCEVTKTPQWREGPMGPKTLCNACGVRFRSGRLLPEYRPAASPTFVPALHSNSHKKVVEMRKQANLPMTGTPPMLSIPQAPISM